One stretch of Methanobrevibacter sp. DNA includes these proteins:
- a CDS encoding alanine:cation symporter family protein, with product MLDIVTILTQIDDIMYYPILIIVMAMAGLYFTFKTKGVQIRLFGESVRLLKEPPTDGSTVSSLQAMLVSTASRVGTGNIIGVSTAICLGGPGACFWMWIMCIIGASSAFIESTLAQIYKRKHNEGYSYGGPAYYIEQGLNKPKLAILFCIFLIATYAVGFNLLCSYNLQSTFINYSFYNSTTPFIIGAIISVLTAYCLFGGGKRILKITSIIVPLMGVTYVLISLIVILFNYQNVPSMFILIFKNAFDFQSILGGVAGSCLIYGIKRGLFSNEAGVGSAPNASASASVSHPVKQGLVQTLSVYIDTLILCTTTALMCLSTGVIRDSSVSGAPYVQNAIQTVFGTAGPVFITVAMVLFAFTTLIGNLYYVDNALIFLNRKKTPSKRFMNIFYIGCAVIIFIGAIIPMDAAWAMADITMGGMTLINLPTCMILSKKAIGCLKDYESQKKAGNNPIFKSSTIGFRKEELDFWK from the coding sequence ATGTTAGATATTGTTACCATTTTAACTCAAATCGACGATATAATGTATTATCCAATATTAATTATTGTCATGGCAATGGCTGGATTGTATTTTACTTTCAAAACAAAAGGCGTACAGATTAGATTATTTGGTGAATCTGTAAGACTTTTAAAGGAACCTCCTACAGATGGAAGTACAGTATCTTCCTTGCAAGCAATGTTAGTGTCTACTGCTTCAAGAGTTGGAACAGGTAACATCATAGGTGTTTCAACAGCAATATGTCTTGGAGGACCAGGAGCTTGTTTTTGGATGTGGATAATGTGTATTATAGGTGCATCATCTGCATTTATTGAAAGTACATTAGCTCAAATATATAAAAGAAAACACAATGAAGGCTATTCCTATGGTGGTCCTGCTTACTATATTGAACAGGGATTGAATAAACCAAAATTAGCTATATTATTCTGCATATTTTTAATTGCAACATATGCAGTAGGATTTAACTTATTATGTTCATATAACCTCCAATCAACATTTATTAATTATTCATTTTACAATTCAACAACACCATTCATTATAGGTGCAATAATATCTGTTTTAACTGCATATTGCTTATTTGGAGGAGGTAAAAGAATTCTCAAAATTACCTCCATTATTGTTCCATTAATGGGAGTAACCTATGTTTTGATTTCGCTAATTGTAATTTTATTCAATTATCAAAATGTTCCATCAATGTTTATATTAATTTTTAAAAATGCATTTGATTTCCAATCAATTCTAGGAGGAGTTGCAGGGTCATGTTTAATATATGGAATTAAAAGAGGGTTGTTCTCAAATGAAGCAGGTGTAGGTTCTGCACCAAATGCTTCTGCTTCTGCAAGCGTGTCACATCCTGTAAAACAGGGATTAGTACAAACATTATCCGTTTATATAGATACACTGATTTTATGTACAACAACTGCATTAATGTGTTTATCTACAGGAGTAATAAGAGATTCAAGTGTTTCAGGTGCACCATATGTACAAAATGCAATTCAAACTGTATTTGGTACAGCTGGACCTGTGTTCATTACAGTTGCAATGGTCTTATTTGCATTTACAACATTAATTGGAAATCTTTATTATGTTGATAATGCCTTAATCTTTTTAAATAGGAAAAAAACACCTTCAAAGAGGTTTATGAATATATTTTACATTGGCTGTGCAGTAATTATTTTTATAGGTGCAATTATACCAATGGATGCTGCTTGGGCCATGGCAGATATTACAATGGGTGGTATGACATTAATAAACTTACCTACATGTATGATATTAAGTAAAAAAGCAATTGGTTGTCTAAAAGATTATGAATCACAAAAAAAAGCTGGAAACAATCCTATTTTTAAATCATCAACTATAGGATTTAGAAAAGAAGAATTAGATTTCTGGAAATAG
- a CDS encoding cysteine synthase family protein has translation MTIGRLVGNTPMIKINYEYEGKKGSIYSKLEFYNYSGSIKDRIALHIIETEKKNGNLKDGQAIVEVTSGNTGISFSAIGALCGHEVHIFMPDWVSLERRKLIEMYGAQVHLVSKEEGGFKRALELADEFAIEHNAYKPLQFENKLNVEAQYKTGQEILDAVPDVDAFVSGIGTGGTLMGIGKRLKENNPNFKLYALEPSTLSILKLGMEEGDHMIEGIGDDFIPEIVEENLIDYIILIDDLDAINMSKRIAKEFGLGIGISSGANFLAGVLLNTDDIKIATVFADDNKKYITTRLSEEIDDDPNLISNKIRLINFEVI, from the coding sequence ATGACTATTGGGAGATTAGTTGGAAATACGCCAATGATAAAGATTAATTATGAATATGAAGGAAAAAAGGGAAGCATATACTCTAAACTTGAATTTTACAATTATTCTGGAAGTATAAAGGATAGAATTGCGTTACATATTATTGAAACAGAAAAGAAAAATGGTAACTTAAAAGATGGGCAAGCTATTGTAGAGGTTACAAGTGGAAATACTGGTATTTCATTTAGTGCTATTGGTGCTCTATGTGGTCATGAAGTTCATATTTTCATGCCGGATTGGGTATCTCTCGAGAGAAGAAAACTTATTGAGATGTATGGTGCTCAGGTCCATTTGGTATCAAAAGAGGAAGGCGGATTTAAAAGGGCTCTTGAGCTTGCAGATGAGTTTGCTATTGAACATAATGCATATAAACCACTTCAGTTTGAAAATAAATTGAATGTTGAAGCTCAGTATAAAACAGGTCAGGAAATACTTGATGCTGTTCCTGATGTGGATGCTTTTGTTTCAGGTATTGGAACTGGCGGAACACTCATGGGTATTGGTAAAAGATTAAAAGAGAATAATCCTAATTTTAAACTATATGCCCTTGAACCAAGTACATTATCAATTCTTAAACTTGGAATGGAAGAAGGAGATCACATGATTGAGGGAATTGGTGATGATTTTATTCCAGAAATTGTTGAAGAAAATTTAATAGATTATATTATATTGATTGATGATTTGGATGCAATTAATATGTCTAAAAGGATAGCTAAAGAATTTGGTTTAGGCATTGGTATTTCAAGTGGTGCTAATTTCCTTGCAGGTGTTTTGCTTAATACTGATGATATTAAAATAGCTACTGTCTTTGCTGATGACAATAAAAAGTATATTACAACTAGATTATCTGAAGAAATTGATGATGATCCAAATTTAATTTCTAATAAAATTAGGCTTATTAATTTTGAAGTAATTTAA
- a CDS encoding zinc-ribbon domain-containing protein: protein MVQYCRKCGKELDDDAEFCDGCGFNLNNHPTESKQEESKKEIKTIQSKNDKKELVTKLPLILAIIGIIVSIAEGLGTPMLMGMDNILTAIELA, encoded by the coding sequence ATGGTTCAGTATTGTAGGAAATGTGGAAAAGAATTAGATGATGATGCTGAATTCTGTGATGGATGTGGTTTTAATCTTAATAATCATCCCACAGAAAGTAAGCAAGAAGAATCAAAAAAAGAAATTAAAACAATACAATCTAAAAATGATAAAAAAGAACTTGTAACAAAATTACCTTTAATTTTAGCAATAATTGGTATTATTGTATCCATTGCTGAAGGATTAGGAACACCAATGCTTATGGGTATGGACAATATCCTGACTGCAATTGAATTGGCATAA
- a CDS encoding acetyltransferase yields the protein MKHDYSKPELDFPKDQNIQFGVEYAPNSKPPVIGRNYTIRSNSIIYNDVVIGDNFRTGHNVVIRENTNIGDDVLIGTNTVIEGDVIIGNDVSIQSNVYIPTNSVIEDNVFIGPCACFTNDKYPVRINYELQGPKVRRGASIGGNTTFLSNVEVGEGSIVAAGAIVIHSVPPFYLAIGTPARIKPLPDHLKVPNRF from the coding sequence ATCAAACATGATTATTCAAAACCAGAATTAGATTTCCCAAAAGATCAAAATATTCAATTTGGTGTTGAATATGCTCCAAATTCAAAACCTCCAGTCATTGGTAGGAATTACACAATTAGGTCAAATTCAATTATTTACAATGATGTAGTTATTGGGGATAATTTCAGAACCGGACATAATGTGGTCATTCGTGAAAACACCAATATTGGAGATGATGTTTTAATCGGAACCAATACTGTAATTGAAGGGGATGTAATTATTGGAAATGATGTTAGTATTCAATCTAATGTATATATTCCAACTAATTCTGTAATTGAAGACAATGTATTTATCGGACCATGTGCTTGTTTTACTAACGATAAATATCCTGTAAGAATTAACTATGAACTTCAAGGACCTAAAGTAAGGCGTGGGGCTTCTATTGGTGGTAATACAACATTTTTATCCAATGTTGAAGTGGGTGAAGGTTCTATTGTTGCTGCTGGAGCTATTGTGATTCATTCTGTTCCACCATTCTATTTGGCAATTGGAACACCTGCACGTATCAAACCTCTTCCAGATCACTTGAAAGTTCCAAATAGATTTTAG
- a CDS encoding rubredoxin, translating to MAQYVCKICGYIFDEDNIEEGLDIPAGTKFEDLPDSFKCPKCRMSKGMFKEL from the coding sequence ATGGCTCAATATGTGTGCAAAATTTGCGGTTATATTTTTGATGAAGATAATATAGAAGAAGGATTGGATATTCCTGCTGGAACTAAATTTGAAGACTTGCCAGATTCATTTAAATGTCCAAAATGTAGGATGTCAAAAGGTATGTTTAAGGAATTATAA
- a CDS encoding rubredoxin: MAKFKCKLCGYVTEEFEELPEGYKCPMCGATADMFEKVE, from the coding sequence ATGGCAAAATTTAAATGTAAACTTTGTGGATATGTAACTGAAGAATTCGAAGAACTCCCAGAAGGATACAAATGTCCTATGTGCGGCGCAACTGCTGACATGTTCGAAAAAGTAGAATAG
- a CDS encoding rubredoxin: protein MAYVCKVCGFVLEEDELPEDYVCPVCGVPAANFEEQ from the coding sequence ATGGCTTATGTTTGTAAAGTATGTGGATTCGTTTTAGAAGAAGACGAATTACCAGAAGATTACGTATGTCCTGTTTGTGGTGTACCTGCAGCAAACTTTGAAGAACAATAA
- a CDS encoding YigZ family protein: MKTIKKAIQIEINVKKSQFICSLVPTKTKAESKAVIQKFNEQYSDATHNCTAYIVSDGEGFDDDGEPGGTAGKPMINVLRKNEIHNVTAVVTRYFGGIKLGAGGLVRAYSKSVMEAIGEAEILEIKEYDIYNLIFEYSDIKTADSEVRNNNLEVINKDYTDKVSYDIVSKDNRDILKIFEKYSGKINVSFKNKQFLEK; this comes from the coding sequence ATGAAAACTATTAAAAAAGCAATACAAATTGAAATTAATGTCAAAAAATCCCAATTCATTTGTTCATTAGTTCCAACCAAAACAAAAGCAGAATCAAAAGCTGTAATTCAAAAATTCAATGAACAATACAGCGATGCAACCCATAATTGTACTGCATATATCGTTAGTGATGGGGAAGGATTTGATGATGACGGCGAACCTGGTGGAACCGCAGGAAAACCCATGATTAATGTTTTAAGGAAAAATGAAATTCATAATGTTACTGCTGTTGTTACAAGATACTTCGGAGGTATCAAACTTGGTGCCGGAGGTCTTGTAAGAGCATATTCCAAATCAGTTATGGAAGCTATTGGTGAAGCAGAAATACTTGAAATTAAAGAATATGACATTTACAATCTTATTTTTGAATATTCCGACATAAAAACAGCAGACAGTGAAGTCAGAAACAATAATTTAGAAGTCATAAACAAAGACTACACTGATAAAGTTAGCTATGATATTGTATCAAAAGACAACAGAGATATTCTAAAAATATTTGAGAAATACTCTGGAAAAATAAACGTTAGTTTTAAAAATAAACAATTTTTAGAAAAATAA
- the arfB gene encoding 2-amino-5-formylamino-6-ribosylaminopyrimidin-4(3H)-one 5'-monophosphate deformylase, which translates to MAELRYGAGKVRNPEVHKIGIIALGSHLENHGPALPIDTDAKIGAYIAFQSALQTGAKFLGIIFPAYELDTIDHGVHVSLETLKKNVIETLNNAKKFLDIEKVVIVNSHGGNIPLMAELWEIEDETEMAVVFNNKVISSEGPHGGSGELSMAKVLGIVNEDELKNQANVDEYEEVGLHGFKQARQDDPNIEEGARDVEENGVYIDEEYGERLFTLAINSVLFDVEKLLDY; encoded by the coding sequence ATGGCTGAATTAAGATACGGAGCAGGGAAAGTAAGAAACCCTGAAGTTCACAAAATTGGAATCATAGCACTCGGATCACACTTAGAAAACCATGGTCCAGCACTTCCAATTGACACTGATGCAAAAATTGGAGCATATATTGCATTCCAATCTGCTCTTCAAACTGGAGCTAAATTTTTAGGAATAATATTCCCAGCGTATGAATTAGATACAATCGACCATGGAGTCCATGTTTCCCTTGAAACATTGAAAAAAAATGTAATAGAAACACTCAACAATGCTAAAAAATTCTTGGACATTGAAAAAGTAGTTATTGTAAATTCCCATGGTGGAAACATTCCATTAATGGCGGAATTATGGGAAATCGAAGATGAAACAGAAATGGCTGTCGTGTTCAATAACAAAGTAATCTCATCTGAAGGCCCACATGGTGGAAGCGGTGAGTTATCAATGGCTAAAGTCTTAGGTATTGTCAACGAAGATGAACTTAAAAATCAGGCAAATGTTGATGAATATGAAGAAGTTGGTCTACATGGTTTTAAACAAGCACGTCAAGATGACCCGAACATTGAAGAAGGTGCACGTGACGTTGAAGAAAATGGTGTTTATATTGATGAAGAATACGGAGAAAGACTCTTCACTTTAGCTATTAACTCCGTACTCTTTGATGTTGAAAAGTTATTGGATTACTGA
- a CDS encoding RNA-binding protein: protein MVIKVKKRNFLKKKKIKEIKAELGEYGNLLQGKKNVEILEAEPNSFILVDGEPYIIIIDEKPFPTLKAALANEIDAKTVTVDMGAIRFVTNGADIMSPGIVDASEGVEAGDVVLIIDETHGKPLAIGVSLLSGEEMVENDTGKAVETKHYVGDDIWNFEL, encoded by the coding sequence ATGGTTATAAAAGTTAAAAAAAGAAATTTCTTGAAAAAAAAGAAAATTAAAGAAATAAAAGCAGAATTAGGCGAATACGGAAATTTACTTCAAGGAAAGAAGAATGTAGAGATACTTGAAGCAGAACCTAATTCATTTATCTTAGTAGATGGTGAACCATATATCATAATAATTGATGAAAAACCATTTCCAACACTTAAAGCAGCACTTGCTAATGAAATTGATGCTAAAACCGTAACTGTAGATATGGGTGCAATTAGATTTGTAACAAATGGTGCAGACATCATGAGTCCTGGAATCGTTGATGCATCAGAAGGCGTTGAAGCAGGAGACGTAGTTTTAATTATTGATGAAACTCATGGAAAACCATTGGCTATTGGAGTAAGTTTACTCTCAGGTGAAGAAATGGTTGAAAATGACACTGGAAAAGCAGTTGAAACAAAACATTATGTTGGAGACGACATCTGGAACTTTGAATTATAA
- a CDS encoding Panacea domain-containing protein, which produces MYFIDFGYYELYGKFITQETYIKSKKGIEPKHFKEITEELIATKKLFLRKEPYYHRIIHRYYPTIIPQFTFSDSELELIDFSIKKLSDNNASTIIKYAIKDPPLHMADLGEDIDYKYVFCRNNKYSTIKIKNNK; this is translated from the coding sequence ATGTATTTCATTGATTTTGGTTATTATGAACTCTACGGAAAATTCATCACACAAGAAACCTATATCAAGTCAAAAAAAGGCATAGAACCAAAACATTTTAAAGAGATTACTGAAGAATTAATAGCTACCAAGAAACTATTTTTGAGAAAAGAACCTTATTATCACAGAATAATACACAGATATTATCCTACAATAATTCCCCAATTCACATTCAGCGACAGCGAACTTGAGTTAATAGATTTTTCCATTAAAAAACTAAGTGATAATAATGCAAGCACCATAATTAAATATGCTATTAAAGATCCACCCCTACACATGGCAGATTTAGGTGAAGACATAGACTACAAATATGTCTTTTGTAGAAATAATAAGTATTCTACAATAAAAATCAAAAATAACAAATAG
- a CDS encoding RNA-binding protein, with the protein MSGQNVQRPLDALGKSVDAPVLIKLKGDREFRGILKSFDLHMNLVLNDAEELQDGEVTRRLGVVLIRGDNIVYISP; encoded by the coding sequence ATGAGCGGACAAAATGTTCAAAGACCACTTGACGCATTAGGAAAATCTGTGGATGCTCCTGTTTTAATAAAACTCAAAGGAGATCGTGAATTTAGAGGTATACTTAAGAGCTTTGATTTACACATGAATTTAGTTCTTAATGATGCAGAAGAGTTACAAGACGGAGAAGTTACTAGAAGACTCGGTGTTGTGCTCATTAGGGGAGACAATATTGTTTATATTTCACCATAA
- a CDS encoding 50S ribosomal protein L37e encodes MSKGTPSMGKKNKKTHIRCRRCGRNTYHIRKKVCASCGFGKSKKLRRYSWQNKKPTTRQRLV; translated from the coding sequence ATGTCAAAGGGAACTCCATCAATGGGTAAAAAGAATAAAAAGACCCATATCAGATGCAGAAGATGTGGTAGAAACACTTATCACATACGTAAAAAAGTTTGTGCTTCTTGCGGATTTGGTAAATCCAAAAAACTCAGAAGATACAGCTGGCAAAACAAAAAACCTACTACTAGACAAAGATTAGTATAG
- a CDS encoding MFS transporter has translation MFIIQICEGFSFYGLGAILTLFMTQFLNLSLSFAFLVYGTYFGLVYIATLFGGYLSDKHIKSRSLINVGISLMTLGFLILSYCASLAHPLNQVHSYFLFNTPEILLLVSLISIILGEGLLRVNISATVKQVYEDNEKKVESTFTLLIMALNIGAVTSALLLGVTIGEGNLSLYKYGFLILAVSLFIGILVYNLFRNKYLVNSQGEIVGLKHSFKLDSVIDNVNEKLTNQERNHVKAILIILSISLVFFIGFEVVDSSLMFFVKDYVVDTIPFVPFRITPEIIKFIEPFGVIIFSPIILAYFNSKDADENESLIFRIILGVIVLLVTYSVFFIPCMMADNNITNISIIFIIVMELIRSTSEVLVLPIGLSIVSKLSPTKYLSRLIGLFYCSLAGAYVVSGYMAGFYPNTESIANKLFGLIPINDFKMFALVFIVMYLVLFIATYVSRNKLKHLME, from the coding sequence TTGTTTATAATACAAATATGCGAAGGATTCAGTTTCTATGGGCTTGGAGCCATATTGACATTGTTCATGACACAATTCCTGAATTTAAGTCTTTCATTTGCATTTTTGGTATATGGTACCTATTTTGGATTAGTATATATTGCAACATTATTTGGAGGATATCTGTCGGATAAGCACATAAAAAGCAGATCTCTTATTAATGTTGGAATAAGTCTTATGACTTTGGGTTTTCTTATCTTGAGTTACTGTGCGTCATTAGCCCATCCACTTAATCAGGTGCATTCTTATTTTCTGTTTAATACTCCTGAAATTCTGTTGCTTGTAAGTTTAATATCTATAATCTTGGGAGAAGGATTGTTGAGAGTTAATATTTCCGCTACTGTGAAACAGGTATATGAAGATAATGAGAAAAAAGTAGAATCAACATTTACATTGTTGATTATGGCATTGAATATTGGTGCGGTTACTTCTGCATTGCTTCTTGGAGTAACAATTGGTGAAGGAAATTTAAGTTTGTATAAATATGGATTTTTAATCCTTGCAGTTAGCTTATTTATTGGAATACTTGTTTACAATCTATTTAGAAATAAATATCTGGTAAACTCACAAGGTGAAATAGTTGGTCTTAAACATTCATTTAAACTTGACTCTGTCATAGATAATGTAAATGAAAAGTTAACAAATCAGGAAAGAAATCATGTGAAAGCTATTTTAATTATACTTTCAATCTCTTTAGTGTTCTTTATAGGATTTGAAGTAGTTGATTCATCTTTGATGTTTTTCGTAAAGGATTATGTTGTGGATACAATACCATTTGTACCATTCAGAATTACTCCTGAAATAATCAAGTTCATAGAACCGTTTGGAGTAATTATATTCTCACCGATTATCTTGGCATACTTCAATTCAAAGGATGCAGATGAAAATGAGTCTTTAATATTTAGAATCATCCTTGGTGTTATTGTATTGCTTGTAACCTATTCAGTATTTTTTATACCTTGTATGATGGCCGACAATAACATAACAAACATTTCCATAATTTTTATTATCGTAATGGAATTAATCAGATCAACTTCTGAGGTATTGGTATTGCCTATTGGTTTGAGTATTGTTTCAAAATTGTCCCCAACCAAGTATCTCTCTCGTTTAATTGGGTTATTTTATTGTTCTCTTGCAGGGGCATATGTGGTGTCTGGTTATATGGCTGGTTTCTATCCGAATACGGAAAGCATTGCAAATAAATTATTTGGTTTAATACCAATCAATGATTTTAAAATGTTTGCTTTGGTATTTATAGTGATGTATTTGGTATTGTTCATAGCTACTTATGTATCTAGAAATAAGCTTAAACATTTAATGGAATAA
- a CDS encoding D-2-hydroxyacid dehydrogenase has translation MGKMKGVLLEAAAINKGDMSWEELSELVDLTIYENTTEENKYDHIGDAEVIFDNKVLIDEEVFSKCPNIKYVGVCATGYNVIDTDAASKRDITVTNVPAYSTDSVVQLTWALILEQTCNLSLHNESVKNGDWINSEIFCYWLKPITELADKTLGIIGYGNIGKKVAAIAKGFGMNVLVNTEHPEKYANENINFVDKDSIFRNSDIISLHCPLTEDTKEIIRKENIDKMKDGVRLVNVSRGGLVNENDLVNALNNGKVLSAGVDVVVTEPMKADNPLLTAENIVITPHIGWASIDARKRLVDEIVKNYKAFLNNEKRNVVN, from the coding sequence ATGGGAAAAATGAAAGGAGTGCTGCTTGAAGCAGCTGCAATCAACAAAGGAGACATGTCCTGGGAAGAACTTTCAGAACTTGTAGATTTGACAATTTATGAAAATACAACCGAAGAAAATAAATATGACCATATTGGAGATGCAGAAGTCATATTTGATAATAAAGTTCTAATAGATGAAGAAGTTTTCAGCAAATGTCCAAACATAAAATATGTCGGAGTATGCGCTACAGGATATAATGTTATTGACACTGATGCTGCAAGCAAAAGAGATATTACAGTTACAAATGTGCCTGCATACAGTACAGATAGTGTAGTCCAGTTAACATGGGCACTTATTTTAGAACAGACATGCAATCTATCACTTCATAACGAAAGTGTGAAGAATGGAGACTGGATAAACTCTGAAATATTCTGCTACTGGCTTAAACCTATTACAGAACTTGCAGATAAAACATTGGGAATTATAGGTTATGGAAACATTGGCAAAAAAGTTGCGGCAATAGCTAAAGGATTTGGAATGAATGTTCTTGTAAATACAGAACATCCTGAAAAATATGCTAATGAAAACATCAATTTTGTAGATAAAGACAGTATTTTTAGAAATTCAGACATTATTTCACTTCACTGTCCATTAACTGAAGATACCAAAGAAATCATTAGAAAAGAAAACATAGACAAAATGAAAGATGGCGTTAGACTCGTTAATGTTTCAAGAGGTGGGCTTGTAAATGAAAATGATCTAGTTAATGCATTGAATAATGGGAAGGTACTGTCAGCAGGTGTGGATGTTGTCGTAACTGAACCAATGAAAGCAGACAACCCTTTACTAACCGCTGAAAATATAGTAATAACACCACATATTGGGTGGGCAAGTATTGATGCAAGAAAAAGACTTGTAGATGAAATAGTAAAAAATTATAAAGCATTTCTCAATAATGAAAAAAGAAATGTAGTTAATTAA
- a CDS encoding PfkB family carbohydrate kinase, with amino-acid sequence MTNKEEIILYERPEHYIPRVAAIHDLCGYGKCSLGVAIPVLSAAGCDVCPVPTGLFSNHTGYPDWYMHDTTEILNDYLDTWKKIDIDVDAIYSGFLGSDEQVEVIKSVYETYPNALKVVDPVMADHGQVYPTYNDDLCQAMASLACETDILTPNLTEAAIILGEPIGEEWGGTNIDDDEAHRILNALLDLGAKYVVLKGIQRDDGIIRNFVGGKDMDIVEASNEFLPYMLHGTGDLYASALLAAVMVGKNLEDAVKFAGNITHDAMIVSSKQPNFQDRGVNFESLLGQVTDLFI; translated from the coding sequence ATGACTAATAAAGAAGAAATTATTCTCTATGAAAGACCAGAACATTACATTCCTCGTGTAGCTGCAATACATGATTTATGCGGATATGGAAAATGTTCCCTCGGTGTAGCTATTCCTGTACTTTCAGCAGCAGGATGTGACGTATGTCCAGTTCCTACAGGATTATTTTCAAACCATACCGGATATCCAGATTGGTACATGCATGATACCACAGAGATACTTAATGATTATTTAGATACCTGGAAAAAGATTGACATCGACGTAGATGCAATATACTCCGGATTTTTAGGATCTGATGAACAGGTTGAAGTAATTAAAAGTGTTTATGAAACCTACCCAAATGCTTTAAAAGTTGTAGATCCTGTAATGGCTGACCATGGACAAGTATATCCTACTTATAATGATGATTTATGCCAAGCTATGGCAAGTCTTGCATGTGAAACAGATATTCTTACTCCAAACCTTACCGAAGCTGCAATTATCCTAGGTGAACCTATCGGTGAAGAATGGGGCGGAACCAATATCGATGATGATGAAGCACATCGTATTTTAAATGCATTATTAGACCTTGGAGCTAAATATGTTGTATTAAAAGGTATCCAACGTGATGATGGCATCATCCGTAACTTTGTTGGTGGTAAAGACATGGATATTGTTGAAGCATCCAACGAATTCTTGCCTTACATGTTACATGGTACAGGAGACTTATATGCAAGTGCACTTTTAGCAGCAGTTATGGTAGGTAAAAACCTTGAAGATGCAGTTAAATTTGCAGGAAACATTACTCATGATGCAATGATTGTTTCATCAAAACAACCAAACTTCCAAGATCGTGGTGTGAACTTCGAATCACTTCTTGGTCAAGTAACAGACTTGTTTATCTAA